ttcattctttttggtaattattaattttcttataagcAGATTACTGATCGATCAAGAAGACAAAAAAGATGAATTCGTTTTCCCACGTCCCTCCGGGTTTTAGATTTCACCCAACGGACGAAGAACTTGTAGACTACTACCTGAGAAAAAAAGTTGCATCGAAGAGAATAGAAATTGATTTCATAAAAGACATTGATCTTTACAAGATTGAACCGTGGGATCTTCTAGGTTTGCCAAATCACATTATCTTTTGTAATTTCctagtaaatttttttaaactgatATCATTCCTTGAAAAATAGAGTTGTGCAAAATTGGACATGAAGAGCAAAGTGATTGGTACTTCTTTAGCCATAAAGACAAGAAGTATCCCACAGGGACTCGAACCAATAGAGCAACCAAAGCAGGATTTTGGAAAGCCACAGGAAGAGACAAGGCTATATACTTGAGGCATAGTCTTATTGGTATGAGGAAAACACTTGTGTTCTACATGGGGAGAGCCCCAAATGGACAAAAATCCGACTGGATCATGCACGAATACCGCTTAGAAACCGATGAAAATGGAGCTCCTCAGGTATGAATCAACCCTAAACCATAACTTCTCTTTGCAATTTATGtgaatattatgttaaaaaatcTCAATCTATGATCTCCTAAACCCATTTGAGCTAATTCTACTATTTTGGTTGTAGGAAGAAGGATGGGTTGTGTGTAGGGTTTTCAAGAAGAGGTTGCCCGCAGTTATTAGACGAATGGGAGATTATGACTCATCGCCTTCACGTTGGTATGACGAGCAGCTCTCTTTTATGGCCTCTGAGCTCGAGACAAACGGTCCAAGACGGATTGTCCCCAATCATCATCAGCAGCAGCACCACCAGCCTTTTTCATATGGGATCAATGCATCTGCTTACGCTCTCAACAACCCTAACTTGCAATGCAAGCAAGAGCTAGAACTACAATACAGCCACTTGGTACAACATTACCATATTCTTCATGAATCTCCTTTATCATTCCTCCAACTTCCTCTAAGATCCAACTAGATAATATTAATTGCAACTCTCTTTCTTACGGAAGAAGTAACAACGATAATAACTCAAACTCATGTTGCTAACTTGCAGCAGTCAAATCAGGTGCATGAGGAACAAATGAATCAAGGGAATCAGAGTTTCAGCTCTCTATACATGAATAGTGGGAACGGGCAAACGATGGACCAGGTCACGGACTGGAGATCCCTAGATAAATTTGTTGCGTCTCAGCTAAGCAACGAGGAGGCCGCCACAGCTTCTGCTTCTCTACAGAACAATGGCAAAGACACAAGCAACGTGGAGTACCAAATTGATGAAGAAAAAGATCAGAAAAGGGTTTCAGACATGGGAGAAGAATATGTTGCTTCGACTTCTTCGAGTTGTCAGATTGATCTATGGAAGTGAGCACAAAGAGAACCATATCATATAAATGCATATATACTTATATCGATATACGTAAACACGAAGACAAATCAAGTGTAGATGATGATGGTAcagatttatattttctttgattGATTCTTACTACATTATTGAacttatatgcatatatacgTTGCGTATGTATGCATACTTACTTGTACTCGATACATGATTAACCATATAAACTCTAATctaaatgtgtattttttttatatacaattatctacaatatttttttataactccaatatttttttataactcctatatttttttaaatttattattctatttttttttaaattgcaaaatgtatatatatacacatatatttacTCACAAAGAGCTATTTATTTGTTAACTTATGTATATTCTATATCATGAGACTATTTTACCATGTGTTCCATGTTAAAAGATAGTTGGATTCTTCAACAAAATCTCTAATTGCACTTGCATAAAAGTGATCATTATCTCCTTTGTTCAGTGTTTCCATTCACTTTCTTTCCGGTAATTTACAACTCAATACTATAACACAGTAGACGATTAATGTAACACAACATATAAAGAACCAAATGTTATTACAGCTGGCGTTGTAACCACACACATGTTCTTAAAGTTCTTAACAAACTGATACTATGAGGCGTCACAAAGACCTGTCTTCTCATCGCAGAATCCATCACGGCCTAGCAGACGTTGAGGCGGTGCACTGAGTAAAGGAGACGAAGGGGAGCCATATGCATTTCTCCTGCTATTTCCACATCCAAGACTCTTCCTTGTGCTCACTCCAGTCAATGGGTTTGTCCCGTTTGCGTATTTACACAAAGCCTTCGAACACAAAATTTTGAGAACCACTTGTGAAAAGCTCTATTCACCTTATGTTAATGGTAAGCTATGGATGAATGAAACGTTACCTGTTTTTGAAGAAGATCAATCACAGCGTCACTAAAGTCTGCGCCTTCGATCTTGGCACCACCGAGGTCACTACGTGTTAGAACCGAACGTACAAGAATTGCATTTGTCAGATTTGCCTCGTTTAGCACCTAAGATCGCCATAAAAGAATCGTCATGAACCCAAAGGAGAATGCCTCATAATGCACGTATATATATACAGAGTACAAGTGTATGTCATTTACCATCCGGTCCATCAATGTATCACTCAAATCAGCACCTGAAGAATAAAAATGCACACTTTTAAGATAGACATCGTCAAGGACTCAAATGCTTAAACAAGGTTGACCAAATTGATCTAAAAAGAAGACAATGGTGTTCCAAAGATGAAACATCTACTACAATGGATCTAAGCTAAGAATGCAACTTAACTAGGATGCAACACAGACAGCAACTGTTTTGGGATTAAACACTATGTCAAAATGCTGGTGGAGGCAAAGGAACTGATATTCAGAAATTTCTAGTACAAGGGAACATCTGAAGAACTGAATATTATTTGTGGAATCTGTTCTCTTTCTTAAGTCTAATACCATAAATCTCATAGTTACTGCATAGGGAAGGGCTAAGTGATAGCACAgctaagaaagagagagagagagagagtacctgAGAAGTTAGCTTTGTAGGCAACTGCTTTCTCAAGATAGGCGCCATTGAAGGTTGAACCACTGAAGTCAGACTCTCTCATGTCTGCAGAAGTGAAGTTGGCTCTTCTGCAACAATCAGTAAACCAGTGTACACATGGTTCAGAACATAAAAAACAAACTCTTGCTTCTTCCGATTGATGGTTTCTTGAATATTaacaaattcaaatatttaccTGAAATTTTCATTGGAGTGAACTGTTTTGCTGCAAAACAAACAACGTTCATCTCAGCCAAATGAAGTTTCTCTAAAAACATTCAGACAAGAACCAATTATGTATGATACCTGAGATCAGCAGAACCGAACTGAGCAGCTGATCCAATCCCAAACTCGCCACGTATATCCGCCTCAAACTTGTTAAGATCTGCCATTGCAGGAAACCCTGAGCTCGACACTATCACAGCCACTGCTAATGCTCCAGATAAAAACCTCTTCCACGTCTTCGGTTCTCCACCGGAGCAACAATCTTCCCTTTTCAAACAACAATCCAACGccataagtttttttaaaaaatccaaactttgCGAAAACAGAGAACCTCAAAGACTCTGTTTGAGTCTCACCTAGAATTTGAAGAATCTCTTTCTGGTCTTGAACGGGAGATTAGCTGTAAACGCCTCAATGGGTATCTTCGAACATGGTAAAGAGAGCTTGAGACGGAAGATGAGGATCGTGTAGTGTCAAGTGACTTCATGGGCAGAGGAGAGAGCGAAGAGAGAGCCATTGTTGAAAGGTTTAAACTTTGCGGAGTAGAAATGGTACATTCAGCTTTATCACACAAGAGATGATCTCGCACGTGTGAAAGAGTTCTATTATCCAATTTGAGTGGACTAAGATGTGTACACGTATGTCACTTGTGTTTCACCAGTTTACTTATACTCTGTTCCGACTTGTGAAACAGAGGAAAAATATGATCTTTTGTGGAGGAACCAAGGCAGAATAACTTATTGTTGTGGTTATATACTGATGTCTGCGTGAACTAATAGAAACCATAACGAAAGCAAACTACTTTAGAATTTGTAATACTCTTCGAGCTTTCCCGGTAAAAAGTCAGGGTCTTTGGGCGCACTGTTCTTGATCTTCTCTTGGAGGTCTAAACTCTTGGGAAGTATAATCTCCGCTCCTAGACCTTGTGTAGAGAAATACCTCTCCAACAATATCTGCAACATAAGAAACACTCGATAAGAACAACCATAGATACTACTCAAGACGGTGTTCTCATTGCCTCACCACAGCAGCGTACGCATCTTCTCTGCTCTGTCTTTCACTCTTGCCAAGTCCCCTGAAATGTTCAAACATCATCAGATTCAAATCATACACACACAGAGTAACCAAGAACAGAACTAACATTACAATCATTCGGTCTGAAGCTTCTGAAGATGTCCCATGCTCATCCAATACATAAACCCTCCAACCTCTGAAACAAAACCCAAAAAGTTCACAACTTTGATCATATATGTGTATGTGTGTGAGTATGCTTCACCTCTCAGCAGCTTGAACCGCAAGCCGTCCGGCGACAGATCGAACTTTATTAGACTGAACCGTCTCTTTCCCGTCAGAAGATCTCGGCAACCCAATTATGAACTCATTAACCTCCTGCAAACACACACTTCCAATCAAAACCACTTCCAACTCTgataaattacataaaagaGTTTAGAATCATACCTCTTCTTCTGCAATTTCCAACAGTCTAGTCTCGAGCTTCTGCCCTCTCGATTTCAAAACCTAAACACCCAAAATCACATCATCACTTTCACTAAACCTTTTAAGAGATAACGTAAACGCACAGAGATAGAGAGATTCGGAAGTTACCGTGAGAGGACGAAAGGTGTAGCCTTTACTAAGTGCGATTCCTGTCTTCGACAACCCTAAGTCTACGCCGAGACTGAACCCTCCTCTCCAGTTGCTGTCTGTTTTCCGGCGAACGGCGTTAGGGGGAATTTCGTCAGTTGACGTCGCTGCCCTCAACGGTAGAGGATAATTACGTGTTTTAATGGGAGATGGGCGAGGAAGGAGAGAGGTGTTTACGTCTCTTTGGGTTCTGTAAGAGATTGCGACGGAGGGGAGATACTGAAGAGAACGCATTGTAGTGGCAAGAAGACAGAACAGTGACGACTACTTTGACGaagagacaacaaaagctctGTTCTCAAACCTTCTGACTGCGTTCAAAGGttcgtttcattttaattatatggCCCAATCAGGCCCAActacttcatttttattaacaattttCTGCATCTGTATGAATTATAATTTTGGGCCTTGTTTTCGGCCTATAATCCCtttccttttaattttaatataaaacgtcgtgcaaaaaaaaagtatgatgAAATCAAATATGAACCTCGAATATAATTAAACAATGGCTAAAATGGTAAAAGAACggataaaacaatatttattacAAGTAAAATCTACAAAATCGAAATAAATTGCTGGAGGTAATGGGTATATAATCAGGTGCTGGAGAGAGCACGGACAGCTTCCTCAGAGTAAGGGTGAATAAAAGCACTGTTCATTTGCCAGACTTTGAACGACGCCGTAACAGTCGCATCAATGGCATTGTTGAATACAAAAAGCTTAGCTGCTCCGTAGATGGCTTTTGTTGGATATACCCTTGACGTTATGCATGTTCTTCCACCTTGTGCGAATCCTTCTACTATCGAATGATCAACCTATTCAAAAATAGATAAAGTATTTCAGTCCACATTGTATTATGAAATTATATTTCagaagtatatataaatttatcttgatTCAGTAAATTTACCAATATTCTCATGGTCAATTTCTCCCCTTTAAGAACCGGTACAGCACTACCATAAATCGGTTTAACGACATCGTTGGCAAAAGTTGACCTGTTacataaaaatgttatatttcaTTATTCAATATTGTACTAGTACGGTTAGAcattactttataataattttgagaaaataataCCTTGAAGTGTCTGTGCAGAAGAAAGTTTTGAGCTTAGAATCTTTTCCTTTAGCCAAATAGAAGTAAACCGGAGTTTGTTCCGACAAGCTCTTGTCGGCAAGAACCGAGAATCCGAACGGTCCTAAAGCACCACGGACACTGGCGCCTCCGCTCTTCTGGCAGCTAAACTCCTCAGCCTCAGCCACCACTGAAGAATCTCCAAGAATTTTGTCAAGAGACTCTTTCTTGATCTCGAATTCCGCTTCAATGTCTAGCTGAGCTGCAGAATCTACATCGACCGGTACAACTGAACCGGGACCGACTTCCATATCGAATTGCTTGCTGCTTAATCTAAGAGATTTTATTTCTTCCACTGGCCATTGGATCAAGTTCTTTCCTGTCTTTGTGTCGAGAACAACGGTTCTTGGGATACCCTAATcatattttaaccaaaattttaGCCCTACCTTGAATCACAAGCAAAGCATAGCAAAACAAAACCT
The nucleotide sequence above comes from Brassica napus cultivar Da-Ae chromosome A9, Da-Ae, whole genome shotgun sequence. Encoded proteins:
- the LOC106414969 gene encoding NAC domain-containing protein 7-like isoform X2, whose translation is MNSFSHVPPGFRFHPTDEELVDYYLRKKVASKRIEIDFIKDIDLYKIEPWDLLELCKIGHEEQSDWYFFSHKDKKYPTGTRTNRATKAGFWKATGRDKAIYLRHSLIGMRKTLVFYMGRAPNGQKSDWIMHEYRLETDENGAPQEEGWVVCRVFKKRLPAVIRRMGDYDSSPSRWYDEQLSFMASELETNGPRRIVPNHHQQQHHQPFSYGINASAYALNNPNLQCKQELELQYSHLSNQVHEEQMNQGNQSFSSLYMNSGNGQTMDQVTDWRSLDKFVASQLSNEEAATASASLQNNGKDTSNVEYQIDEEKDQKRVSDMGEEYVASTSSSCQIDLWK
- the LOC106414969 gene encoding NAC domain-containing protein 7-like isoform X1, giving the protein MNSFSHVPPGFRFHPTDEELVDYYLRKKVASKRIEIDFIKDIDLYKIEPWDLLELCKIGHEEQSDWYFFSHKDKKYPTGTRTNRATKAGFWKATGRDKAIYLRHSLIGMRKTLVFYMGRAPNGQKSDWIMHEYRLETDENGAPQEEGWVVCRVFKKRLPAVIRRMGDYDSSPSRWYDEQLSFMASELETNGPRRIVPNHHQQQHHQPFSYGINASAYALNNPNLQCKQELELQYSHLQSNQVHEEQMNQGNQSFSSLYMNSGNGQTMDQVTDWRSLDKFVASQLSNEEAATASASLQNNGKDTSNVEYQIDEEKDQKRVSDMGEEYVASTSSSCQIDLWK
- the LOC106415018 gene encoding thylakoid lumenal protein TL20.3, chloroplastic produces the protein MALSSLSPLPMKSLDTTRSSSSVSSSLYHVRRYPLRRLQLISRSRPERDSSNSREDCCSGGEPKTWKRFLSGALAVAVIVSSSGFPAMADLNKFEADIRGEFGIGSAAQFGSADLSKTVHSNENFRRANFTSADMRESDFSGSTFNGAYLEKAVAYKANFSGADLSDTLMDRMVLNEANLTNAILVRSVLTRSDLGGAKIEGADFSDAVIDLLQKQALCKYANGTNPLTGVSTRKSLGCGNSRRNAYGSPSSPLLSAPPQRLLGRDGFCDEKTGLCDAS
- the LOC106415019 gene encoding putative pre-16S rRNA nuclease, which produces MRSLQYLPSVAISYRTQRDVNTSLLPRPSPIKTRNYPLPLRAATSTDEIPPNAVRRKTDSNWRGGFSLGVDLGLSKTGIALSKGYTFRPLTVLKSRGQKLETRLLEIAEEEEVNEFIIGLPRSSDGKETVQSNKVRSVAGRLAVQAAERGWRVYVLDEHGTSSEASDRMIVMGLGKSERQSREDAYAAVILLERYFSTQGLGAEIILPKSLDLQEKIKNSAPKDPDFLPGKLEEYYKF